Proteins encoded by one window of Collimonas fungivorans:
- the dnaQ gene encoding DNA polymerase III subunit epsilon: MRQIVLDTETTGLNPRTGDRVIEIGCVELLNRRLTGNNFHRYINPERDSEEGALAVHGLTTAFLSDKPKFAEIFDELREYTRGAQVIIHNAPFDLGFLDAEYKLLGKGTFSGDVAGVIDTLVQAKEMYPGKRNSLDALCDRYGISNAHRTLHGALLDSELLAEVYLAMTRGQNSFSIDLGAGHGDADGGGAALELLPLAEIVVRTANAEELAEHELLLNGLDKDAKGACIWRQPAADATENPPQN, translated from the coding sequence ATGCGACAAATCGTTCTGGATACCGAAACCACCGGCCTCAACCCGCGCACCGGCGACCGCGTCATCGAAATCGGTTGCGTCGAGTTGCTGAACCGGCGCCTGACCGGCAATAACTTCCATCGCTACATCAACCCCGAGCGCGATTCGGAAGAAGGCGCGCTGGCAGTCCACGGCCTGACCACCGCCTTCCTCAGCGACAAGCCGAAGTTCGCCGAAATATTCGACGAGCTGCGCGAGTACACCCGCGGCGCCCAGGTCATCATCCACAACGCCCCGTTCGACCTGGGCTTCCTCGACGCCGAATACAAGCTGCTAGGCAAGGGCACGTTTTCCGGCGATGTCGCCGGCGTCATCGACACCCTGGTGCAAGCCAAGGAAATGTATCCAGGCAAACGCAATTCGCTGGATGCCCTGTGCGACCGCTACGGCATCTCTAACGCCCACCGCACCTTGCACGGCGCCTTGCTTGACTCCGAATTGCTGGCCGAGGTGTACCTGGCGATGACGCGCGGCCAGAACAGTTTCAGCATCGACCTTGGGGCAGGGCACGGCGATGCGGACGGCGGCGGTGCGGCGCTGGAACTGCTGCCGCTGGCGGAGATCGTGGTGCGCACGGCGAACGCGGAAGAACTGGCCGAGCATGAGCTGCTGCTCAACGGTTTGGACAAGGATGCCAAAGGCGCCTGCATATGGCGCCAGCCGGCGGCAGATGCAACGGAAAACCCGCCGCAAAACTGA
- a CDS encoding P-loop ATPase, Sll1717 family produces MNRTGFFAYTAMPVALGETIERALNQARSLNGLTQIFSWKALDIAGHFIPLEIEKQLEEASYLVADITFLNFNVTYEIGFAIGKGKRIFLVRNRSFQEQPPNIREVGIFDTLGYSEYANADDLRQLVSNFTSDDPIGLSTTLNKKAPVYLLEAKHKTDWMSRVVSRVKKARYTFRNFDPNESPRLSAHDAISHVCQSYGVLVPLISAAQDGATVHNLRGAFIAGLAAGMGKARCILQQGDGPVPVDLRDVAETAQRIEEVNEIVAEFASRVAEAFQDDHVALDTPKATFLQTMDLGSSSAENEMRTLAKYYLVTDAFLKSIRGEAHLVVGRKGSGKSAVFLQLRDRERSRNPSQNIVLDLKPEGYKLVKFKEMMLSFMKEGTLQHTITAFWNYVLLLEICYKVLEKDEKRHLNDHDLFDSYKKLEDLYHVQKYFSEGDFSERIGALIEKIQANYNIKYGGEYDVELDSAQVTELLYQHDVKRLEIELTKYMKHKGALWLLFDNVDKGWPTTGLQHADLMIIRGLIDASRKIEREFSKQDVAVSTVVFLRNDVYELLVQETSDRGKEGNVMLDWTDQDLLREVVRLRIVANGIKDSLPIETVWPMICVSHYKGEDSLQYLIDRSLMRPRFLLNLINQCKASAVNHRHSKIDESDIEKGLKTFSVDILADVEYEINDISPNSGEVLYAFIDSPSIMDSKCLVELLERFGISSTSTAGVIDLLLWYGFLGVQVDTEEVRYIYDFSYSTRMLTGFLKAKPSAAYVVNPAFYQALTITRKP; encoded by the coding sequence ATGAATAGAACAGGGTTCTTCGCCTATACAGCAATGCCGGTCGCTCTGGGCGAAACCATCGAGAGGGCTCTCAATCAAGCGCGATCACTGAACGGATTGACTCAAATTTTCTCGTGGAAAGCTCTCGATATCGCGGGCCATTTTATACCCCTGGAGATTGAGAAGCAGCTAGAAGAGGCCAGCTACTTAGTGGCCGACATTACGTTTCTCAATTTTAATGTCACTTATGAAATCGGATTTGCAATAGGCAAGGGGAAGCGAATCTTTCTAGTTCGAAATCGGAGCTTTCAAGAGCAACCTCCTAACATAAGGGAGGTTGGCATATTTGATACGCTCGGCTATAGCGAATATGCAAATGCTGACGACCTTAGGCAGCTGGTTTCAAATTTCACTTCGGATGATCCGATCGGACTCTCAACAACATTGAATAAAAAGGCGCCTGTTTACCTTCTCGAGGCGAAACACAAGACGGATTGGATGTCCAGAGTGGTTTCTCGGGTAAAGAAGGCGCGCTATACCTTTCGAAATTTTGATCCGAATGAATCGCCTAGGCTTTCCGCTCACGACGCGATAAGTCATGTCTGTCAATCGTATGGCGTTTTGGTGCCGCTGATCTCAGCGGCACAAGACGGTGCGACTGTTCACAATTTGCGCGGCGCATTTATAGCTGGTTTGGCGGCGGGTATGGGGAAAGCTCGTTGTATATTGCAACAAGGCGATGGGCCAGTGCCGGTGGATCTTCGTGATGTTGCTGAAACGGCACAACGAATCGAAGAGGTAAATGAGATCGTAGCCGAATTTGCTTCGCGCGTTGCAGAGGCGTTTCAAGATGATCACGTTGCTTTAGATACCCCCAAGGCAACGTTCCTGCAAACGATGGATCTTGGATCGTCGTCCGCCGAAAACGAAATGCGGACGCTTGCAAAATATTATTTGGTAACGGACGCGTTTCTAAAGTCCATACGAGGTGAGGCTCATCTCGTGGTGGGTCGGAAAGGTTCAGGGAAGTCAGCTGTGTTTCTTCAGCTAAGAGACCGTGAAAGATCAAGAAATCCGAGCCAAAATATTGTTTTGGATCTCAAGCCCGAAGGTTACAAGCTTGTTAAATTCAAGGAGATGATGCTCAGTTTTATGAAGGAGGGCACGCTGCAACATACCATCACCGCATTTTGGAATTATGTATTGCTTCTCGAAATCTGCTACAAAGTGCTGGAAAAAGATGAAAAACGCCATCTTAACGATCACGATCTCTTTGACTCATACAAAAAACTTGAAGATCTCTATCATGTGCAAAAGTATTTTTCGGAAGGGGATTTTTCCGAGCGGATTGGCGCGCTGATAGAAAAAATACAAGCAAATTACAACATAAAATATGGTGGAGAGTACGACGTCGAACTTGATTCGGCACAGGTAACCGAACTGTTATATCAACACGATGTGAAGCGTCTAGAAATAGAGCTGACAAAGTACATGAAGCACAAAGGTGCTTTGTGGCTTCTGTTTGATAACGTAGATAAAGGCTGGCCGACAACCGGACTTCAACACGCGGACCTTATGATAATAAGAGGACTAATTGACGCCTCCCGCAAAATAGAACGCGAATTTTCGAAACAAGACGTTGCCGTAAGTACAGTAGTTTTTCTTCGCAATGACGTTTACGAGTTACTTGTTCAAGAAACATCTGATCGGGGCAAGGAAGGTAATGTCATGCTTGACTGGACAGATCAAGATTTGTTGCGGGAGGTAGTTCGTCTGCGCATCGTGGCCAACGGAATTAAGGATTCTCTACCTATTGAGACCGTATGGCCAATGATTTGTGTGTCTCATTATAAGGGCGAGGACAGCCTGCAATATCTGATCGATAGGTCTCTTATGAGACCAAGATTTTTGCTTAACTTGATTAACCAATGTAAAGCGTCAGCCGTAAATCATCGTCATTCTAAAATAGACGAAAGCGATATTGAAAAAGGTCTCAAAACCTTCTCCGTGGATATTCTCGCTGACGTGGAATATGAAATTAATGATATCTCTCCAAATTCTGGAGAAGTACTTTATGCATTTATTGATTCTCCAAGCATTATGGACAGTAAATGCTTGGTGGAGCTATTGGAAAGATTCGGCATTTCTTCAACGAGTACCGCCGGTGTTATTGATCTCTTGTTATGGTACGGATTTCTAGGAGTTCAAGTTGATACAGAAGAGGTCCGATATATATACGACTTTAGTTATAGCACGCGTATGTTAACGGGATTCTTGAAAGCTAAACCGAGTGCGGCCTATGTAGTAAATCCTGCGTTCTATCAAGCACTGACGATAACGAGGAAACCGTAG
- a CDS encoding TIR domain-containing protein — translation MHDQDPPQVFLSYAKPDQHRVTPFFESLEKSGFNVWYDCKRLKPGQNWDFEIKRALDKASIVIAFLSENSINRRGYAQREIKIALDKLSEKLIDDIYLIPVMLDDGILIPDQLQGIQCISANASNCMIGVVEALNLQLNKLGVETQKLQVKEELSWSFQTKKEICDGLPGYETELQFIRLQSTKYPALYEAGEYIQGRLLESLFSSRSSMLDQAPSQYNFGQEKYRRTNTYDAHCSDPVIKGRVLTIQYAIHWYGAGAAHPNIDFCTYSFVMAPLILIESLEQIFITSSEAFLNVQNSVRNKLMAIKLGSPEEEHQVCLDSNGIALGTQNWSDFNSFIFKEDCIEFLFAPYQVAAYACGPQFAEVPYIELIEFIRPEYQSALEIEHIAWQKKRATKLVDD, via the coding sequence ATGCATGATCAAGACCCTCCTCAAGTTTTCCTAAGTTATGCAAAACCGGATCAGCATCGCGTAACTCCATTTTTCGAATCATTGGAGAAGAGTGGATTTAACGTCTGGTATGACTGCAAAAGACTAAAACCCGGCCAGAACTGGGACTTTGAAATCAAACGTGCACTTGACAAAGCAAGTATTGTAATTGCATTTTTATCCGAGAATTCAATAAACAGAAGGGGCTATGCGCAAAGAGAAATAAAGATCGCGCTAGATAAGCTTTCTGAAAAACTTATTGATGACATCTACCTCATCCCTGTAATGCTGGACGACGGGATTCTCATACCAGATCAATTGCAGGGAATTCAGTGCATTTCGGCGAATGCGTCAAATTGCATGATTGGTGTCGTGGAAGCGCTGAACTTGCAATTGAACAAGCTAGGAGTTGAGACACAAAAGCTTCAAGTAAAAGAGGAACTATCCTGGTCATTTCAAACAAAGAAAGAGATATGCGATGGATTACCTGGCTACGAAACAGAACTACAATTTATTAGATTGCAATCAACCAAATACCCCGCACTCTATGAAGCGGGAGAATACATACAAGGCCGACTCCTTGAAAGTCTCTTTTCCTCTAGGAGTTCGATGCTCGATCAAGCTCCTAGCCAATACAACTTCGGCCAAGAAAAATATCGCAGAACAAACACATATGACGCGCATTGCTCCGATCCGGTCATAAAAGGGAGAGTTCTGACCATTCAATACGCAATCCACTGGTACGGCGCGGGCGCAGCACATCCGAATATAGATTTTTGCACCTATTCTTTCGTAATGGCCCCCTTAATCTTAATTGAGTCACTTGAACAAATTTTCATTACGTCATCGGAAGCCTTTCTAAACGTACAAAATTCCGTCCGTAACAAGCTTATGGCCATAAAACTCGGCAGCCCAGAAGAGGAACATCAGGTTTGTCTTGATTCGAACGGCATTGCTTTAGGAACGCAAAACTGGAGTGATTTTAATTCATTCATTTTCAAAGAAGATTGTATCGAATTCTTATTTGCTCCCTACCAAGTGGCAGCATATGCATGTGGTCCACAGTTTGCTGAAGTTCCGTACATCGAGTTGATTGAATTTATCCGTCCTGAATATCAAAGTGCATTAGAAATCGAACATATCGCCTGGCAGAAGAAGCGTGCCACGAAACTCGTAGACGATTAA